In a single window of the Equus quagga isolate Etosha38 chromosome 7, UCLA_HA_Equagga_1.0, whole genome shotgun sequence genome:
- the LOC124242233 gene encoding LOW QUALITY PROTEIN: olfactory receptor 1F12-like (The sequence of the model RefSeq protein was modified relative to this genomic sequence to represent the inferred CDS: deleted 1 base in 1 codon) → MERGNHTSASEFILLGLSSQNEEQELIFGLFLVIYLVGAAGNLFIILAIGSDSHLHTPRYFFLSNLPLVDFCFISTTVPKMLVNIQTQTQSICYSGCLAQIYFCILLANMDNFLLTAMAYDRYAAICHPLHYSTTMSLQTSALMLGSSWLIANFHSLLHTLLMARLEFCASNVIPYFFCDLVPLLQLSCSDTHLNQLMILLVGGLIVLIPFLGILVSYSYIVSAVLKVPSARGKQKAFSTCGSHLTVVILFYGTITGIYLNPSSSHSADNDSLASVMYMVVTPMLNPFIYCLRNKDMKRALWKLFSVKVLSRGL, encoded by the exons ATGGAGAGAGGAAACCACACAAGCGCCTCTGAGTTCATCCTCCTAGGGCTCTCCAGCCAGAATGAGGAACAGGAGCTGATCTTTGGGCTCTTCCTTGTCATATACCTGGTTGGGGCAGCAGGGAACTTGTTCATCATTCTGGCC ATTGGTTCAGACTCCCACCTCCACACGCCCAGGTACTTCTTCCTCAGCAACCTCCCCCTAGTGGatttctgcttcatctccaccACAGTCCCCAAGATGCTTGTGAATATCCAGACACAGACTCAGTCCATTTGCTACAGCGGCTGCCTAGCCCAGATCTACTTCTGCATTTTGCTTGCCAACATGGACAACTTCCTCCTGACAGCAATGGCTTATGACCGCTACGCGGCCATCTGCCACCCCCTGCACTACTCCACCACGATGAGTCTGCAAACCTCTGCCCTGATGCTGGGGAGCTCCTGGCTCATTGCCAACTTCCACTCCCTGCTACACACCCTCCTCATGGCTCGGCTGGAGTTCTGTGCCAGCAATGTCATCCCTTACTTCTTTTGTGACCTTGTTCCCCTGCTTCAGCTCTCCTGTTCCGACACCCACCTCAACCAGCTCATGATTCTGCTGGTGGGGGGCTTGATCGTCCTCATCCCCTTCCTCGGCATTCTAGTCTCCTACAGCTACATTGTGTCTGCTGTGCTCAAGGTCCCATCTGCCCGTGGCAAACAAAAGGCCTTTTCCACCTGTGGTTCCCACCTCACTGTAGTCATCCTTTTCTATGGGACCATCACAGGAATCTACCTGAATCCCTCATCCTCCCACTCAGCTGATAACGATTCGCTGGCTTCAGTGATGTATATGGTGGTCACCCCCATGCTGAATCCCTTCATCTACTGCCTGAGGAACAAGGACATGAAGAGAGCTCTATGGAAACTGTTCAGCGTGAAGGTTTTATCCCGTGGGTTGTGA